The following are encoded in a window of Amaranthus tricolor cultivar Red isolate AtriRed21 chromosome 2, ASM2621246v1, whole genome shotgun sequence genomic DNA:
- the LOC130803620 gene encoding uncharacterized protein LOC130803620 isoform X1 — MIFLYKLNGNMLSYQKNGSYPLKKLSAMLQKIGVSYFAFIWIRLEIARLASMVEALYMELILSSCYEFLEQCCTCISENLKEMNKQSDCPLQCRVAVASLVYAATRFADLPELRDLKNEFHDKYGKTVEPFVNKEFKNNLKSRPPTTEMKLRLMQVIAQEFSMKWDPQDLEEQLQHASPPTQETKYGASGDGCSHLLRNRSTLVQRKGKWVEQDKQIIKGQSRIARTRRRKSCSGFNENIAEDLQVPISSVHEVIPVTYIRTYKNHIESDNSMNEDNNCIGKAKPSSRPRSVRTNFLKPSASTCATRSSEYEINPMKLSSARVSLARRMHDLLNDHEDKEEKMYDMLTQFGKQTAAEVSVSTRKHENEMPKVLQLPPPPSRRRYLFTESQSASLIGTKSDSFR; from the exons ATGATTTTCTTGTACAAACTCAATGGCAATATGCTTTCATATCAAAAAAACGGCTCTTATCCACTTAAAAAGTTATCTGCAATGTTACAGAAAATTGGAGTGAGCTACTTTGCATTCATTTGGATTCGTCTTGAAATCGCAAGGTTGGCATCAATG GTAGAAGCGCTTTATATGGAATTAATCCTGTCTTCATGCTATGAGTTTCTAGAGCAATGTTGCACTTGCATCTCGGAAAATCTCAAAGAAATGAATAAGCAAAG TGACTGCCCTTTGCAATGCCGAGTTGCAGTGGCATCATTGGTATACGCTGCAACTAGATTTGCTGATCTACCTGAGCTGCGCGATCTTAAGAATGAATTTCATGACAAATATGGGAAAACAGTGGAACCATTTGTCAATAAAGAG TTCAAGAACAATTTGAAGTCGAGACCTCCTACAACAGAAATGAAGCTCCGGCTGATGCAAGTAATAGCACAAGAGTTTTCTATGAAATGGGATCCGCAAGACTTGGAGGAACAATTGCAACATGCTAGCCCCCCTACTCAA GAAACTAAATACGGTGCTAGTGGTGATGGGTGCAGTCATTTGCTCAGAAACAGGTCTACCTTAGTtcaaagaaaaggaaaatggGTAGAACAAGACAAACAGATTATTAAAGGACAAAGTCGTATAGCTAGAACAAGAAGGCGCAAGTCATGTTCTGGGTTCAACGAAAATATTGCGGAGGATTTACAGGTTCCAATTAGCAGCGTGCATGAAGTGATCCCTGTAACTTATATTAGAACCTACAAGAACCACATTGAAAGTGATAATAGCATGAATGAAGATAATAATTGTATAGGTAAAGCTAAACCAAGTTCGAGACCAAGATCAGTCAGGACAAATTTCTTAAAGCCGTCAGCTAGCACTTGCGCAACCAGAAGTTCCGAATATGAGATTAATCCTATGAAACTTTCCAGTGCTCGAGTCTCACTAGCAAGACGGATGCATGATCTTTTAAATGATCACGAGGATAAGGAAGAAAAGATGTATGATATGCTGACACAATTTGGTAAACAAACAGCTGCAGAAGTTTCTGTTAGTACAAGGAAACATGAAAATGAAATGCCAAAAGTGTTGCAGTTGCCTCCACCCCCGAGTAGAAGACGATATCTGTTTACTGAATCTCAATCAGCATCTCTTATTGGCACAAAATCTGACAGTTTCAGATAG
- the LOC130803620 gene encoding uncharacterized protein LOC130803620 isoform X2: MELILSSCYEFLEQCCTCISENLKEMNKQSDCPLQCRVAVASLVYAATRFADLPELRDLKNEFHDKYGKTVEPFVNKEFKNNLKSRPPTTEMKLRLMQVIAQEFSMKWDPQDLEEQLQHASPPTQETKYGASGDGCSHLLRNRSTLVQRKGKWVEQDKQIIKGQSRIARTRRRKSCSGFNENIAEDLQVPISSVHEVIPVTYIRTYKNHIESDNSMNEDNNCIGKAKPSSRPRSVRTNFLKPSASTCATRSSEYEINPMKLSSARVSLARRMHDLLNDHEDKEEKMYDMLTQFGKQTAAEVSVSTRKHENEMPKVLQLPPPPSRRRYLFTESQSASLIGTKSDSFR; this comes from the exons ATGGAATTAATCCTGTCTTCATGCTATGAGTTTCTAGAGCAATGTTGCACTTGCATCTCGGAAAATCTCAAAGAAATGAATAAGCAAAG TGACTGCCCTTTGCAATGCCGAGTTGCAGTGGCATCATTGGTATACGCTGCAACTAGATTTGCTGATCTACCTGAGCTGCGCGATCTTAAGAATGAATTTCATGACAAATATGGGAAAACAGTGGAACCATTTGTCAATAAAGAG TTCAAGAACAATTTGAAGTCGAGACCTCCTACAACAGAAATGAAGCTCCGGCTGATGCAAGTAATAGCACAAGAGTTTTCTATGAAATGGGATCCGCAAGACTTGGAGGAACAATTGCAACATGCTAGCCCCCCTACTCAA GAAACTAAATACGGTGCTAGTGGTGATGGGTGCAGTCATTTGCTCAGAAACAGGTCTACCTTAGTtcaaagaaaaggaaaatggGTAGAACAAGACAAACAGATTATTAAAGGACAAAGTCGTATAGCTAGAACAAGAAGGCGCAAGTCATGTTCTGGGTTCAACGAAAATATTGCGGAGGATTTACAGGTTCCAATTAGCAGCGTGCATGAAGTGATCCCTGTAACTTATATTAGAACCTACAAGAACCACATTGAAAGTGATAATAGCATGAATGAAGATAATAATTGTATAGGTAAAGCTAAACCAAGTTCGAGACCAAGATCAGTCAGGACAAATTTCTTAAAGCCGTCAGCTAGCACTTGCGCAACCAGAAGTTCCGAATATGAGATTAATCCTATGAAACTTTCCAGTGCTCGAGTCTCACTAGCAAGACGGATGCATGATCTTTTAAATGATCACGAGGATAAGGAAGAAAAGATGTATGATATGCTGACACAATTTGGTAAACAAACAGCTGCAGAAGTTTCTGTTAGTACAAGGAAACATGAAAATGAAATGCCAAAAGTGTTGCAGTTGCCTCCACCCCCGAGTAGAAGACGATATCTGTTTACTGAATCTCAATCAGCATCTCTTATTGGCACAAAATCTGACAGTTTCAGATAG